The genomic region CTCGTTTCGAGTCGACATCAAGCCTTACCTCGAAGGCGTTGCGAGCCATCCGCGTTTCATCCCCGAAACGGCGCGACGCCTGGCCGACCCGCTCTTCACGAGAGACTTATTTATTGATCAGTACTACGTCGGTCAATTCGTTGAAAGGCGCGAGCAACTTCTTCAAGACATCCTCCAGGGGCTCGACACCGACAGCAAAGCTGCACTCGCATTGATCTACATGCGCAATGGCCATCTGGAAAGTCCGGTCGAACTCCAGCCTTCAGAGGCACACGCTCTTGAACGCCTTGAGGGATGAAAAAGGGGACAGGCTACTTTTCCCAATAATTGGCAGCTCACAAAGTTGCCAGAAAACTAGCCTGTCCCATTTTTTGGTCTCCTTTTTCTGTCTCAGTTCTTGGGATTTGAATTTTGGTGCTTGGGAGCCACCTCAATCCCCGTGGCGGCAGTCTCTCGTTCTCTTTCCATCAAGTGTCATAATCGGAATCTCCGTTCCGGATTTTTTCGACTTGGCGTGGCGCTTGACGGCAAACTGGGTGGCCGATACCATTCCATCTACATGAACGGTCGAGTTGGGGGTCTCGACGTCATAGGTTATTTTCCCTCCTTGCACGGAGAGATTGCTCACGGTGAATCCTGGAACTGGGCGATACTTTTTGGCGAAGGCGTAGTTCAACACACTGTCCGGATCGGCCAGATGCTCGGCCGTCACACAGCGGTTGCGCATCTCCGAGCTCGGCCCGCCGCTCACCGCCACCTCATAGTAGCCTGGTAGCAGAGGAAACGATTCCGCCTGCGCTGCTTGTGCCGATGCCACCAATACCATCGCGACAACGGCCATGTATGCAAGCTTCATGAAGCTCCTTTTTTCTGTTAAGTGCCCATCACCAGTTCAAGTGCACGGCCCGAATTATTCTGCTCATCGGCTACGCCTGTCAATAATGGATCGGTCCGCAGGCTGGGTCGGCTCACACCATCCGCGCCATGCACAAAGTTCTTTGCTTCGGTCAGTAAACCAGCTAAGAATGAGTGCTCGCCTTCACTATCAAGAAGAGGAGAAGAACGTGAACTTTGCCATGTGCGCTTGGAAGACGACGTGCGTTGGGCTTGCGCTCTGTACGCTACTGGCCGGCTGCGGCTCCATCATTCATGGCAGCAGACAAACGGTTTCCTTTGATTCCACGCCTGCAGGTGCGATCGTCAAGCTGCAGAATGGCACCAGCTTCACGACGCCTCATAGCGAAGAGCTCCGCCGAGCAGAGGAGCATACGGTCACGATAGAGAAGGATGGCTACGAACCGGCAAGGATTGCGATCAAGCGAGATTTCAATGGCGTTGCGACCATTCTTGGAAATATTCTCTGGCTCATTCCGGGCGTCATTGTGGACGTTCTCGTAGGCGGGGCTTGGACGCTCGATCCTGAACACGTCAACGTGCAGTTGGTGGAACAGAAAACGAAAGTAGAATAAGCGCACATTCTCTGCAGACCTGTGTTTTTCTTCCCCTTAGTTTCGGATTTCGAATTTGCCACCCTGAGTCCATTCTGGTCCATCTTAATTGGTTGAAAATTGCATTTGACAGCCGACGAGCTTAGAATCGCGTTGATCGGAACGTTTCCATGATACGTCATTCGCTCATTACTTCCAGCCCGGATATCCTCGGCGGAACGCCTGTGTTCCGTGACACCCGCGTGCCAGTCCAGACTCTCATTGAATATTTGGAGGGGGGACAGACCATCGATGATTTTCTCGAGGGATTTCCAACCGTCACGCGTGAGCAAGTGATTGCCTTCCTCGAGGAAGCGAAAACCCGCATGTTGCCCGTCGCTTCGTGAAACTTCTCCTCGACGAGTGTATCGATTGTCGACTGGCCAATTAGATTGAAGGCCATGAGGTTGTCACGGTCCCTCAGGCTGGCTGGTCCGGCGTTCAGAACGGCGATCTCCTGAGGCGGGCGGAGGGACAATACGATGTTTTTGTGACAGTAGATCGCAATGTTGCATTCCAACAGCACCTTCCGCAATTTGCCATTGCGGTCGTCCTCCTCCAGGCACCGACTAATCGTCTAAAAGATCTTCGGGCGTTACTCCCTGAACTCCATCGGATTCTGCCGACTGCGCCAAAAAGTCAGATGACGGTGGTTACTGCTTAGCGGCCCATTGCTCAACTAGTGGGCGTGACATGGCTCGCACACCAGCGATGTGTAGTCCGAACGATCGTATGAGCAGAACGAAAACTGATGGGATAAAATGGGGATATGCTACTTTTCCAATCAGTTAGCAACCGATGATGTTGGCTAGAAAACTAGCCTGCCCATTTGAGAAGCCGCACAATGATGTGTTCAGTTTCAGTCTTCACTCGAATGCCACTCACCCCACATGGAGGATTCTATGCTACAGAGTCCTGGAGTCCTATGGATCAAGGCAGCGGTTATTTACCTCATCATCGGAGTCGGCTTTGGCATTTACATGGGTGCGTCGGGAAATCACCTCTTGATGCCTGTTCATGCACATTTCAATTTACTTGGGTGGGCATCCTTGGCGCTGGTCGGGTTGATCTACCACCATTATCCCGCTGCGGGATCGAATCGATTGGCCACCGTCCAATTCTGGCTCCATAACATTGGTTTGCTGGTAGGTATGGGATTGCTCGTCGCGGTCCTGCGCGGCAACACGTCAGTCGAGCCGCTGCTCGGCGTGGCATCGATGGTCATCGGCACGGCTGTCGTGCTGTTCGCGATCAATGTTCTCCAGCGAATCAATTGACCGGGGCCTCGGAGCCATTTGCAACTCAATATAGGAGTTGAGATGTCGGGATGAAAAAAGGGATAGGCTACTTAAGATAGTGACGGCCGGTGCACACATCTCCGGGCCCGACGTTCAGCATGTAAGAGGCCTGGATTCCCGCTCCCGCTTGGGATTTGAGTTTTGGTGTTTAAGTTTTCTTTTCCATGGTCGGATCTCGCATTTCGGATTTTGATATTTGGGATTTGAGTCTTGGCATTTGAGACTTGTGTTCTGTAAGGTTTCGTATTGCGGATTTCGAATTTCGGATTTATATACTTGGGAATGCCTGTCCGCCCGGATCCTTCCTTTTCTGAATCCCTCTCCGGTGACCATCGCCGGGTCTTCTATGAAGGCCACCGGTCGATCGCGCTGTTCATGATTCTGGTGGTGTTCCTGTCGCCGTTCGCCGGGCTCTATGTCGCGAACCTGTTCGGTACCGTACTTGGCGTCATCCTTTCCGTCGCCGCCTTTTATTTCACTCCCTACGTCTGGCTCAAGATCGCCGGCTGATAAGACTACCGGCGCAAGACAAGGGATCGGGAGTCTTGGTTTCTCGCTTCTTCCGCACGAAGTGGATAGGGGGACGTAGTGGGCGTATGATCCATCGGTGAAACACGGTAAAATAGGATTTCTCTATGGAACGGACACTCCAAGTCCTGAATGAGCTTAAGCGCGATGGCATTTTGAGCCGCTACGCCATCGGCGGGGCGATGGGTGCCATGTTTTACATTGAACCACTCCTCACTTTTGATCTGGACATCATCGTGTTGTTGCCGGAGACGAAAGGCGGGCTTCTCACGCTCGCCCCACTCTATGAAGCGCTGCGTATAAAGGGATACGCGGAAGAAGGGGAGTGTGTGGTGATCGAAGGTGTCCCTGTCCAGTTCTTGCCTGCGTACAATGCTCTGCTGGAAGAGGCTTTGCAAAACGCCCGCACGATGTCCTATGAATCCACATCCACACAAGTGCTTGGAGCGGAGCACCTCGTGGCCATTTGCCTCCAGACGGGGCGGACGAAGGATCGCGAGCGGGTGCGGATTCTGCAAGAAGAAGCCGATCTGGACTCTGAGTATCTCGGTGAAATTCTCCGGCGACATCAACTGGAAGGGAAGTGGAAAGAATGGACCGCTTGAAACCCGTGATTGAAACGTTGTTTCGTGCCAAACAACAACGACGGAAGAAGCTTGTGGCCTTGCCCTTCCCAGAAAAAGTTCGGGCTGTTATCCGGATGCAGCAGATGGCCGCACCAATCTTGCTCGCCCGAGGCAAATCCGTGCGTGTTTGGGAATTGGGTCTGGTTCAAGACGGGCGTTTATCCTCCGGCGCGCGGCAAGACAATTGAACAGGTTACCTCTCTTGCGACATGTAGTCTGGACGGGAACTTTCGCAATCAACAAGGGCTCCCGACAAGCCTCTTCTCTTCCTCACGATGTCATACTCATTACCGTTCTTAGGAGACTCTCACATGCCTAAAATGTACATCTGCCTCTGGTCCAACGACAAAGCCGAGGACATGGCCAACTTCTACAAATCCGTCTTCAAGGGCACCAAGATCGGGAAGACGTGGTATTGGGGCCCGAATCCGATGAGAGTCAAAGAAGGCTCGGTCTTGACCATGGACATCACCGTGTTGGGACAGCGGATCATGCTGTTGAACGGGTTCAGCAAGATGCCGTTCAATGAGTCCGTCTCCATGGTCGTGCCGTGCAAAAACCAGCGCGAGATCGACGCCTATTGGAAAGCCCTGCTCCGAGGCGGGGGAAAGCCCGTGCAATGCGGCTGGCTGATCGACAAGTTCGGGGTCCGTTGGCAGGTCTTTCCCGTCGAAATCGAAAAGTGGCAGGCCAGCAAGAACAAGAAAAAGAAGCAGGCCATGAACGAAGCCATGTGGAAGATGGTCAAACTCGACGCCAAAAAGCTCAAAGAGGCCTTTGATCGCGCCTGAGCTGGTATACTCACGCCAGTAATTTGTGAAGGTGACTATCGATGCTTACAAAACGATTGTCGAGGACAACTCATACGAAGAAGCGTTACGTGACGAACCGCGCGGGAAAAAAAACGGGAGTGGTTCTATCCCTTAGACGATACTCGCAACTGATGGAAGATCTTCACGATCTGGCCATGGTGGCAGAACGACGGCAAGAGGGATTAGTCGGCGCTGATGAAATACGAAAGCGGCTGCGACGGCGTGTCCACTTATAGTCTTTGTTACAAGCCATCGGTCGAAAGAGATCTTCACTCCATCCCCCATACTATAGCTTCCCGCCTTCTCGATCGAATCGATCGCTTAACGAGTGATCCATTTCCCCCTCAATCCATCAAACTCCACGGTGCGGAACGGCTCTATCGGCTTCGCGTCGGAGACTATCGCATTGTCTACGAAGTCGACCGCGAGTTTGCCTAGATTACGATTCACTATATCCGCC from Nitrospira japonica harbors:
- a CDS encoding DUF3617 domain-containing protein — protein: MKLAYMAVVAMVLVASAQAAQAESFPLLPGYYEVAVSGGPSSEMRNRCVTAEHLADPDSVLNYAFAKKYRPVPGFTVSNLSVQGGKITYDVETPNSTVHVDGMVSATQFAVKRHAKSKKSGTEIPIMTLDGKRTRDCRHGD
- a CDS encoding PEGA domain-containing protein translates to MNFAMCAWKTTCVGLALCTLLAGCGSIIHGSRQTVSFDSTPAGAIVKLQNGTSFTTPHSEELRRAEEHTVTIEKDGYEPARIAIKRDFNGVATILGNILWLIPGVIVDVLVGGAWTLDPEHVNVQLVEQKTKVE
- a CDS encoding DUF433 domain-containing protein translates to MIRHSLITSSPDILGGTPVFRDTRVPVQTLIEYLEGGQTIDDFLEGFPTVTREQVIAFLEEAKTRMLPVAS
- a CDS encoding VOC family protein: MPKMYICLWSNDKAEDMANFYKSVFKGTKIGKTWYWGPNPMRVKEGSVLTMDITVLGQRIMLLNGFSKMPFNESVSMVVPCKNQREIDAYWKALLRGGGKPVQCGWLIDKFGVRWQVFPVEIEKWQASKNKKKKQAMNEAMWKMVKLDAKKLKEAFDRA
- a CDS encoding type II toxin-antitoxin system RelE family toxin; protein product: MKYESGCDGVSTYSLCYKPSVERDLHSIPHTIASRLLDRIDRLTSDPFPPQSIKLHGAERLYRLRVGDYRIVYEVDREFA